ACTCCTTGGCGGCGAGCTCCGCCACCCCCTCCAGCGCCGGCCAGGTCTTGGCGGTGGGGATCGCGTCGACCGCGACCGCGAGCTGCGGGTCGGACGAGTACGCCTCGGTGTCGATCACCGACTCGAGCACGGGCAGCTGGCCCTGCGGCGAGGCGGAGATCTTCTCCATCTGCGCCTCCTCGCTCAGCCAGGAGATCCAGGTCCACGCGGCGTCCTTCTTGTCGGAGCCCTCGAGGATGACGTTGCCGCTCATGCTGCCGAGTGTCGCGCCCGGCTTCCCGTCCTCCGTGGGGATCGGGACGACGCCGAGCTTGTCGCCGAAGACGCCCTGCAGCTCCTTCAGGGAACCCGGGTGGTGGATCATCATGCCGGTGAGACCCTCGACGAAGTTCGTCTTGACGTCGGCGAAGGCGGCCGTGATCGATCCGGGGGGCGCGGCCTGCAGGTCGGTGACGATGCTGAGGTAGTCCTCGTTCACCGCGACGCCCTTCGCGTCGTCCAGGACGACCTCGCCGGAGTCGTCGACGACCGACGCGCCGCCGGCGTACATCCATGCGAGCCACTGGTCCTGTCCGCCCGCACCGCCGCGGACGTCGATGCCGTACCGGCCGTCGCCGGTGAGGGCCGCCGCCGCGTCGAGGAGGTCCTGCTGGGTGCGCGGCGCCTCGAGCCCGAGCTCCTCGAAGTAGTCCACGCGGTAGTAGAGGTAGAGCGTCGTGTACTGGTGCGGCAGCATGTAGACGGCGTCCTCGCCGGGCAGCTGCCCCGTCGCCCAGAGCGAGTCGACGACGTCGTCCGAGGCGTCCCAGCCGTCGACGTACGGGGTGAGGTCGGCGATGGCGCCCTGCGGCGCGAACTGCCCGAGCCACCAGTCCTTGCTGCGGGCGGCGTCCGGTCCGGTGCCGTTCATCGCAGAGGACACGAGCTGGTTCTGGTACTGGTCGAGGGGGATCGTCTCCAGCACGACCTCCACCTCGTCCTGCGCGTCGTTGAACTCGTCCGCGAGCTCCGTCCAGGTGGGGTCGGTCGCGTCGTCCTGCCAGAGCCAGTAGGTGATCTCGACGGGACCGTCGCCCTCGCCCGTCGGGGCGCCTCCGGCGCAGCCGGCGGTGAGGGCGACCACGCCGAGGACGGCCAATCCGGGGAGGAATCGGGTGGATCTCATGATGCGTACTCCTTCGTCGATCAGATGAGGGTTGTGCGAAATCGATTTCAAAACGGGTGCGGCAGAACGCGCCGGTGCGGGGAGGGGTCAGACCGGCAGCGCGGCCGTGGTGCCGAAGTCGATGTCCGGGTAGCGGTTGCGGACGCCGTAGAAGTGGGCGTCGAGCTCGTGGACGGCTCGGCGGGTGTCGCCGGCCTCGATCGCGTCGATGATGCGACCGTGCATCGCGGCGATGGCGGGGTCCTCCTCCACGGGCTCCTCCCGTCGCGCGGCCGCGAAGACGACCCAGAAGGATTGCAGGAACTGGTCCACGAACGCATTGCGCATCGGCGCGAGCAGCCCGCGGTGGAACTGCTGGTCGAGCTCCGCGAAGCTCTCGTTGCGCAGGGCTCGCTCCACCATCTCCTCCGAGAGCAGACGCAGGCGGGTCAGGTCGCTCGGCTGCAGGCGCGGGATGACCAGGGGAAGCAGCGAAGTCTCCAGCGCGTGACGCACTTCCAGGAGCTCGCGGGTGGCGGCCTCCGGGTCGTCGACGAAGCCGATCCAGCGGGTGGCGAGATCGGCGGCACGGAACCCGCGCCACACGCGGCGCGCGCCCTGCCGAGAGGCCACGATGCCGAACGCTTCGAGCACGCTGAGGGCCTCGCGGATGCGCTGCCGTCCCACCTCCAGCACGGCGCCGAGTTCGGCCTCGGTGGGCAGCGGGTCGCCGATCTCCAGCCCGGAGCGCTGCAGGTGCTGAGCCAGACGTCGAGCGAGCGCGTCTGACAAGTCGGACCCGGTGATCTCGATCTTGTCTGACATGTCCCGTTCGCTCCTTCGCGACATCGGCGGAATTTCCGCTCCTGAGCCTAGACACTTTCCCTGCGTGTCGTCAAGTAGGCTCCTGACTGCGCTCACTTGTCGGACAAGTAAAAGCGAGCCCATGCAGAAATGCCGCGACCCGAAGGCCGCGGCATCCCGCCCGTGTAGGTCCCGGAGTCGTGTCAGCGGTGCGTGGCCACCACCTGTGCGACGGCGGCCCGCTCGTCGGCGGAGGGTTCGGAGATGGCCATGCGGCAATGAGTGTCCACGACGTCGAGCACGCGGTACGCCTCCTTCATGCGCCCCATGTCGCCGCCGATGAGCGCGACGACGTCGTCGACTGCTGCCTGTGCCGCCGCGATGGCCTCGGCATCTCCGGAGCGTCCGGCATCGGCGAGGGCGCGGAAGGGCTTCGGCGTCACGGAGGAGACGCCCGAGACGACACCCTGCGCCCCCGCCCCGACGGCCGCGATGAGGTCGCGGTCGGCGCCGGTGTAGAGCTCGAAGCCCGTCGGCACGTCCGCACGATAGGCCGCGATGTCGTCGAGCGACAGCTCGCTCACCTTCGCTCCCACCACGTTCGGAAGCGCGGCGATGCGCACGAGCAGCTCCGGCGAGACCGGGTTCCCGCTACGCGCGGGGTAGATGTAGACGTACAGGCGCCCGTCGCCCACCGCCGCCGAGACGGCACGGTAGTAGTCGAGGATCGCATCGTCCGTGGCACGCAGGTAATAGGGGGTGAGGGCCGCGAACTCCGTGGCCCCGAGCTCCTTCGCGATGCCGACCAGACGCACGGCCTCGAACGTGCTCGGCTGCCCGACGTGCACGATGACGCGCATCCGGCCGGCCAGCTCCTCCAGCGCGGCGGCCACGAGCGCCCGGAACTCGTCCGCGTCCACAGCGGGGAACTCGCCCGTGGTGCCGAGGATGAAGGCGCCCTCGTTCCCCGAGTCGGCCACGAATCGGAAGATCGCACGCGACCCCTCGAGGTCGAGGGTCCCGTCGCGGTGGAACGCGGTCGGGACGGCGGTCAGGATGTCGTAGCGGGTCACTTCTCGGTCTCCTCGGGGGTCGTGCTCTGGCGGTTCTTGCGGTCGGCGCGTCCCCGGCGCGCACCGGCGTGGACGTTGCGGACGGTGGAGGTGAGCAGGTCGGGCTGCGCCGCGAGCTCGTCGTGCGCCTTCTCGATCTGCACGATGCTGTCGGTGTGGAGGATCGAGTCCTCCAACGAGGCCCGCTCGGCGCGGGGCGTGCGGGCGGCGCGGATCGCGGGCATCACGATCGACAGCACCGCGAGCGCGAGCAGCACGAGGGCGATCGGGCTGACGACCTCGAAGATCGGCCGCGTCGGCAGGATCGCCAGCGTGCGGGCGAGGTTCTCCTCGGCGAGCGGACCGAGCAGCAGGCCGAGCACCACGGGTCCTGCCGGGACCTGCATGCGCTTGAGCAGCACGCCGATCACCCCGAAGACGAGCATCGTGACGACCGTCGACAGGCTGTTCGAGGTGGCGTAGGTGCCGATGATGCAGAAGATGAGGATGCCGCTCCACAGATACGGCTGCGGCACGTCGAGCAGCTTGACCATGCCCTTCATCCGCACGAGGCTCAGCGCGAGCGACAGGAGGGTCGCGACGAGCATGATGCCGACGATCGAGACGACGAGGTCGGGGCGGTTGGTGAACAGCGTGGGCCCGGGGGTGATGCCCCAGATGATCATCGAGCCGATCATGACCGCCATCACGGAGTCGCCGGGGATGCCGAGCGCCATCGTGGTGGTGAGCGAGCCGCCGAGCGTGGCGCTGGAGGCGGTGTCGGACGCGGCGACGCCCTCGATCGACCCCTTTCCGAACATCTCCGGGTGCTTCGACGCCTTCCGCGCCCGCTCCCAGCCGATGAGCCCGGCGATGTCGCCGCCGGCCGCGGGGATGAGGCCGACGCCGAGGCCGACCGCCCCGCCGACCGCGGTGGCCCGTCCGCTCTGCTTCAGCTCGGCGCGGTTCGGCCACCACCGGCCGAGGCTCGAGATCGGTCGGACGTGCGACTTCCGGTGCGTGAGGAGCTGATCGAACAGCTCGGCGATGCCGAAGAGACCGATGATGACGGCGATGAAGTTCACGCCCTCGACGAGTTCCAGCACGCCGAACGTGAAGCGCTGGTCGGCGGTGGCCGCGTAGGTGCCGACGCTGCCGAGCATCAGCCCGAAGAGACCGGCCAGGATGCCCTTGAGCATCGACTTCGACGAGATGCCGATCATGATCGCGATGCCGAAGACGACGAGCGCGAACAGCTCGGGCGACTTGAAGTAGTCCCGGGCGAAGCTGGCGATCGGCACGGCGGCGACCGAGAAGAGCACGAGCGAGGCGAGGATGCCGACGGCCGACACGATCGCGGAGATCGTCAGCGCCAGACCGGCCCTGCCCTGCTTCGCCATGGGATAGCCGTCGAGGGTGGTGGCGATGGAGGCGGGTGTCCCCGGGGTGTTGATGAGGATGGACGGCACCCGGTCGCCGAAGTTCGCCGCGACGTAGATCGTCAGGAGCACCGCGAGGCCCTGCACGGGCTCCAGGGTCATGGTGAAGCCGGCGGCGAGTGCGACGGCCATGGTCGCGGTGATGCCGGGGAAGGCGCCGACCATGAAGCCGAGCACGAGGCCGACTGCCATGTACAGCAGGATCGAGATGTCGAGGAGCGAGTTCAGCCCCTCCAGGAGCGCGTTCACAGGGGGATCCTCAGGAGCATGCCGAAGACGACGTAGACGAATGCCGTGACGGCGGCGGAGTAGATGACGAGGCTCAGCCAGCGGCGGTGGCCGTAGAGGAGCATCAGTGCGGCCATGAGCAGAGCACAGGCGATCGGGAAGACCTCGATCCGGTAGCCGAAGAGGATGACCGAGCCGAGGGACCACAGCGCGATGAAGGCGCCGGCGATCGCGATCGTCGCGATCACCCGGAGGACGCCGCCCGGCTGGATGCGCTCGAGATCCTCACGCGTGGGTGCCGGTCGCGTGATCGCCACGGCGAGCAGGGCGATCGCGATCGCGACGCCGGTCACGCCGATGACGAGCGGCCAGAAGCGGGCGTCGATCTGTCCGGGGGCGGCCTCGCGGCGCAGCGGGATCTGCGTGGCGAGGAAAAGGTAGCCGGCGGTGATCGCGAGGGCGACGGCGGCGAACGCGATCTCGA
This genomic stretch from Microbacterium sp. Nx66 harbors:
- a CDS encoding ABC transporter substrate-binding protein, whose product is MRSTRFLPGLAVLGVVALTAGCAGGAPTGEGDGPVEITYWLWQDDATDPTWTELADEFNDAQDEVEVVLETIPLDQYQNQLVSSAMNGTGPDAARSKDWWLGQFAPQGAIADLTPYVDGWDASDDVVDSLWATGQLPGEDAVYMLPHQYTTLYLYYRVDYFEELGLEAPRTQQDLLDAAAALTGDGRYGIDVRGGAGGQDQWLAWMYAGGASVVDDSGEVVLDDAKGVAVNEDYLSIVTDLQAAPPGSITAAFADVKTNFVEGLTGMMIHHPGSLKELQGVFGDKLGVVPIPTEDGKPGATLGSMSGNVILEGSDKKDAAWTWISWLSEEAQMEKISASPQGQLPVLESVIDTEAYSSDPQLAVAVDAIPTAKTWPALEGVAELAAKEWNPLIQQAFQGEISSQDVLTKMSDVLR
- a CDS encoding FadR/GntR family transcriptional regulator, which codes for MSDKIEITGSDLSDALARRLAQHLQRSGLEIGDPLPTEAELGAVLEVGRQRIREALSVLEAFGIVASRQGARRVWRGFRAADLATRWIGFVDDPEAATRELLEVRHALETSLLPLVIPRLQPSDLTRLRLLSEEMVERALRNESFAELDQQFHRGLLAPMRNAFVDQFLQSFWVVFAAARREEPVEEDPAIAAMHGRIIDAIEAGDTRRAVHELDAHFYGVRNRYPDIDFGTTAALPV
- a CDS encoding dihydrodipicolinate synthase family protein, giving the protein MTRYDILTAVPTAFHRDGTLDLEGSRAIFRFVADSGNEGAFILGTTGEFPAVDADEFRALVAAALEELAGRMRVIVHVGQPSTFEAVRLVGIAKELGATEFAALTPYYLRATDDAILDYYRAVSAAVGDGRLYVYIYPARSGNPVSPELLVRIAALPNVVGAKVSELSLDDIAAYRADVPTGFELYTGADRDLIAAVGAGAQGVVSGVSSVTPKPFRALADAGRSGDAEAIAAAQAAVDDVVALIGGDMGRMKEAYRVLDVVDTHCRMAISEPSADERAAVAQVVATHR
- a CDS encoding tripartite tricarboxylate transporter permease — encoded protein: MNALLEGLNSLLDISILLYMAVGLVLGFMVGAFPGITATMAVALAAGFTMTLEPVQGLAVLLTIYVAANFGDRVPSILINTPGTPASIATTLDGYPMAKQGRAGLALTISAIVSAVGILASLVLFSVAAVPIASFARDYFKSPELFALVVFGIAIMIGISSKSMLKGILAGLFGLMLGSVGTYAATADQRFTFGVLELVEGVNFIAVIIGLFGIAELFDQLLTHRKSHVRPISSLGRWWPNRAELKQSGRATAVGGAVGLGVGLIPAAGGDIAGLIGWERARKASKHPEMFGKGSIEGVAASDTASSATLGGSLTTTMALGIPGDSVMAVMIGSMIIWGITPGPTLFTNRPDLVVSIVGIMLVATLLSLALSLVRMKGMVKLLDVPQPYLWSGILIFCIIGTYATSNSLSTVVTMLVFGVIGVLLKRMQVPAGPVVLGLLLGPLAEENLARTLAILPTRPIFEVVSPIALVLLALAVLSIVMPAIRAARTPRAERASLEDSILHTDSIVQIEKAHDELAAQPDLLTSTVRNVHAGARRGRADRKNRQSTTPEETEK
- a CDS encoding tripartite tricarboxylate transporter TctB family protein, coding for MTSPDTAAEPVAPGGYEGATASRPLEIAFAAVALAITAGYLFLATQIPLRREAAPGQIDARFWPLVIGVTGVAIAIALLAVAITRPAPTREDLERIQPGGVLRVIATIAIAGAFIALWSLGSVILFGYRIEVFPIACALLMAALMLLYGHRRWLSLVIYSAAVTAFVYVVFGMLLRIPL